One Mercenaria mercenaria strain notata chromosome 12, MADL_Memer_1, whole genome shotgun sequence DNA segment encodes these proteins:
- the LOC128547363 gene encoding uncharacterized protein LOC128547363 yields MPSQKNEMEDKQAELKKYPSTFDVFENLPVSTEDIRKIKVKLLIDEKSEEYDTEMEMHRIWNLISFLCFVLQDHTGAEKYVEKVLKSDSGNMIALSNKTWFFLKQCSINQQFEENCKKLERLKKNNFACLVAKAEIAFTYSRLGVKRYDKAKSLYKNVIDECDEIMAKDETKDTKRLKSYLCVWMFGYALVEKRLLNFSNTFDETKIDLSADNYKRVIELYCRIIQQEKCSNCIRRYQARSLVDIGLLTYNMQTTAQSDTSSIYPDNVDLPEQTEDFFTTAFKIFPDDVYVLEKSGQYYRYARNIERSIQLLEKAIKIKGTSHAYHHLALSKKRKLDIDIGNCKSRIFKSSFTQNKPRTMTFVKSPLKQKPIDYRKNKIVADEIIRCFEKSIEISFNTAAIYDKGLFYRQLGMLDKALESFEYLIRNEEGHSSRLDMANAFEQAGLCLSQMLEQECRKEQRKGLETKKKMYIKSSIEISCRVAANIPALKSCWKSYSTLKSLIGEASTKENKKDLLFLYEKMERHHEALEVLNELEGFPQTKDERVTILKEKVKTYTTLGLYDDAVLTFSRMPNALDTIGEDMYLQMYVEAGIDALKKGNDWTARNRIHSALEIGNRNKTNEDNSTSNDASTEERYDIFILCNADDEENGKKLMDIMIRMGLQTTLNTDRLLPGTSMLSGMTDEMKKANHFMIIFDFDADDKSVANRMRHLTERLQSIVEAREPGSSTIIVIKAITCDMVPDMFLGYKTIDMELHTVPVDFTKNETACKSVKELLIAIYSTS; encoded by the coding sequence ATGCCATCTCAAAAGAACGAAATGGAAGACAAACAAGCAGAGCTTAAGAAGTATCCTTCAACTTTTGATGTGTTTGAAAACCTTCCAGTTAGTACTGAAGACATTAGGAAAATAAAAGTCAAACTTCTAATTGATGAAAAGTCTGAAGAATATGATACAGAAATGGAAATGCATAGAATATGGAATTTGATTTCTTTCTTATGCTTTGTTCTTCAAGATCATACTGGGGCAGAGAAATACGTCGAAAAGGTGTTGAAGAGTGATTCTGGCAACATGATTGCTCTATCTAATAAAACATGGTTCTTCCTCAAACAATGCAGCATAAACCAGCAGTTTGAAGAAAACTGTAAGAAATTAGAAAGACTAAAGAAGAACAACTTTGCCTGTTTAGTCGCGAAAGCTGAAATTGCGTTTACGTACTCACGTCTCGGTGTCAAAAGATACGATAAGGCTAAATCGTTGTATAAGAATGTCATTGATGAATGCGATGAAATTATGGCAAAAGATGAAACCAAAGATACCAAGCGTCTAAAAAGTTACCTTTGTGTTTGGATGTTTGGTTACGCACTTGTAGAGAAAAGACTTTTGAATTTTAGTAACACATTTGACGAGACTAAGATTGATCTTTCTGCTGATAACTATAAGCGTGTGATAGAGCTTTACTGTAGAATTATACAACAGGAAAAATGCAGCAACTGTATCAGAAGATATCAAGCCAGGTCGCTTGTTGATATAGGTTTACTTACATACAACATGCAGACAACGGCACAAAGTGATACATCGAGTATATATCCAGACAACGTGGATCTTCCAGAACAAACAGAGGATTTTTTTACGACcgctttcaaaatttttccagATGACGTTTACGTTCTCGAAAAAAGTGGCCAGTATTACAGATATGCTAGAAATATTGAACGTTCTATACAACTACTGGAAAAGGCAATCAAAATTAAAGGCACATCTCATGCTTACCATCATCTTGCCTTGTCCAAGAAAAGAAAACTTGATATCGATATTGGAAATTGTAAGAGTAGGATATTCAAGTCATCGTTTACACAGAACAAACCGAGGACAATGACATTTGTTAAGTCACCTCTAAAGCAAAAACCAATCGATTATAGGAAGAATAAAATTGTTGCTGACGAGATTATACGGTGCTTTGAAAAGTCCATTGAAATATCATTCAACACGGCAGCAATATATGACAAAGGTTTATTTTACAGACAGCTGGGGATGCTAGATAAAGCTCTTGAATCATTCGAATATTTGATTAGAAATGAAGAAGGTCATTCCTCGCGCTTAGATATGGCTAATGCTTTTGAACAAGCAGGACTTTGTCTTAGTCAAATGCTTGAACAGGAATGTAGAAAAGAACAAAGAAAAGGCTTAGAAACAAAGAAGAAGATGTATATAAAAAGTTCAATAGAAATATCATGTAGAGTAGCTGCAAACATTCCTGCGCTTAAAAGTTGTTGGAAATCCTACTCAACATTAAAATCACTTATTGGTGAAGCAAGCacgaaagaaaataaaaaagacctTCTTTTCCTGTATGAAAAAATGGAGAGACATCATGAGGCACTTGAAGTACTCAACGAATTAGAAGGATTCCCACAGACTAAAGATGAACGCGTtacaatattgaaagaaaaagtgaaaacatACACCACTTTAGGTTTGTACGATGATGCAGTGCTAACTTTTAGCAGGATGCCAAATGCGCTTGATACAATAGGTGAAGATATGTACTTGCAAATGTATGTTGAAGCCGGAATAGATGCTTTAAAGAAGGGAAATGACTGGACAGCACGAAATCGTATTCATAGCGCACTTGAAATAGGAAATAGAAACAAGACCAATGAAGACAATTCCACGTCAAATGATGCTTCAACTGAAGAAAGATATgacatattcattttatgtaatgCCGACGACGAAGAGAATGGTAAGAAACTAATGGATATCATGATTCGAATGGGACTGCAAACAACACTCAACACAGATAGACTACTTCCGGGAACTTCCATGCTTTCGGGTATGACAGATGAAATGAAGAAGGCGAATCattttatgattatatttgatTTTGACGCTGATGATAAGAGTGTAGCAAACCGTATGAGACATTTAACGGAACGACTACAATCAATCGTTGAAGCTAGGGAACCTGGATCAAGTACCATAATTGTTATAAAGGCAATAACCTGTGATATGGTCCCTGATATGTTTCTTGGTTATAAAACAATCGACATGGAACTTCATACTGTCCCCGTGGACTTCACCAAGAATGAAACTGCTTGTAAAAGTGTGAAAGAATTATTAATAGCCATTTACTCAACTTCCTGA